Proteins from a genomic interval of Arachis hypogaea cultivar Tifrunner chromosome 10, arahy.Tifrunner.gnm2.J5K5, whole genome shotgun sequence:
- the LOC112714437 gene encoding chaperonin-like RBCX protein 1, chloroplastic, with translation MESYYATLALPHLPNSNYAYSSSMPSSNKVYPFWPCKRRSSQSTRLQCSKMFVPGFGEASPEQKAANNLHNFFNYTAVKIVAAQLESYNPEAYEELMEFLSRHSLNDGDKFCASMMRESSRHKNLALRIMEVRSAYCKNDFEWDNLKRLAVKMVDDSNTRLMMDYVVETTPVETEK, from the exons ATGGAATCTTATTATGCAACTCTAGCACTTCCTCACCTTCCAAATTCTAATTATGCCTACTCTTCATCAATGCCAAGCAGCAACAAAGTTTACCCGTTTTGGCCTTGCAAGAGAAGGAGCTCTCAATCCACACGCTTACAGTGCAGTAAGATGTTTGTACCTG GATTCGGAGAAGCTTCACCAGAACAAAAGGCTGCTAATAACCTCCACAATTTCTTTAACTACACTGCAGTTAAAATTGTTGCTGCTCAACTTGAG AGCTACAACCCTGAAGCATACGAAGAGCTAATGGAATTTTTGAGTAGACACTCGTTGAATGATGGGGACAAATTCTGTGCTAGTATGATGAGAGAATCATCAAGACATAAGAACTTAG CCCTACGCATAATGGAA GTGCGATCCGCATACTGTAAAAATGATTTTGAATGGGACAACTTGAAGCGCTTAGCTGTTAAG ATGGTTGATGACTCTAACACGAGGCTCATGATGGATTATGTGGTAGAAACCACTCCCGTTG
- the LOC112718422 gene encoding chitin elicitor receptor kinase 1-like — protein sequence MVNDLPISVPVPQNKRYLKYQSKETYLGCGSSLGKGSKSSTVILPRLTGITIDKSVEFSYEELAKATNGFSIANKIGQGGFGSVYYAELRNEKAAIKRMDMQASKEFLAELKVLTHVHHLNLVRLIGYCVEGSLFLVYEYIENGNLSQHLHGSGRDSLSWPIRVQIALDSARGLEYIHEDTVPVYIHRDIKSANILIDKNFRAKVADFGLTRLTEYGSSSLQTILVGTFGYMPPEYAQYGEVSPKIDVYAFGVVLYELISGKEAIIKTNEIVTESKGLVALFEEILSQPDSKEDLLKYVDPRLGDNYPIDSVFKIRRWKRGGVGGSSDDDDDDNKREI from the exons ATGGTTAATGA TCTCCCAATCTCTGtcccagtacctcaaaacaaacgctacctaaaataCCAATCGAAAGAAACTTATTTAGGTTGTGGAAGCAGTTTGGGTAAGGGATCAAAATCTTCCACTGTGATTTTGCCAAGGTTGACCGGTATTACAATTGACAAGTCAGTGGAGTTCTCATATGAAGAGTTGGCCAAGGCTACCAATGGCTTTAGCATAGCTAACAAAATTGGTCAAGGTGGTTTTGGTTCTGTATACTATGCAGAACTTAGAAATGAG AAAGCGGCAATTAAGAGAATGGATATGCAAGCATCAAAAGAATTCCTTGCTGAACTCAAGGTTCTAACACACGTCCATCACTTGAACTTG GTGCGTTTAATAGGATATTGTGTTGAAGGCTCCTTATTTTTGGTTTATGAATACATTGAGAATGGCAATCTAAGTCAACATTTGCATGGCTCag GGAGGGATTCATTATCATGGCCTATTAGAGTTCAAATTGCACTGGATTCAGCAAGAGGACTAGAATACATTCATGAAGATACAGTTCCTGTCTATATCCATAGAGATATCAAGTCAGCAAACATTTTGATAGATAAAAACTTTCGAGCAAAG GTTGCAGATTTTGGTCTAACAAGATTGACTGAATATGGTAGCTCTTCATTACAAACAATACTTGTTGGTACATTTGGCTATATGCCTCCAGA ATATGCACAGTATGGTGAAGTTTCCCCCAAAATAGATGTATATGCTTTTGGTGTTGTTCTCTATGAACTCATATCCGGAAAGGAAGCTATTATCAAGACAAATGAGATTGTGACTGAATCAAAAGGGCTAGTTGCCTTG TTTGAAGAAATTCTTAGTCAACCAGACTCAAAAGAAGATCTTTTAAAATATGTTGACCCTAGACTTGGGGACAACTACCCTATTGACTCTGTATTTAAG ATAAGGAGGTGGAAAAGAGGAGGAGTTGGTGGTAGTAGTGATGATGACGACGACGATAACAAAAGAGAAATATGA
- the LOC112714438 gene encoding protein GRAVITROPIC IN THE LIGHT 1-like, whose translation MLQTKHYFHEMETIATKSVTKGRSNNKLSKTIHKLTTLNFASNNALFFLTTHETKAHHHQAKNKNEEFKARTRRRAVMEALIARLFAGVTTIKASYAELQMAQQPYNNEAIQKADQAVVDELISISELKKRYLKKELNISSPQVTLMLAEVQEQQSLMKTFGITIQKLQSLVDTKDSEISSLKKQLHECTAFNKSLEKKLHSSASLSKFENLHLSALNTTHFIHFLQHTLSSMKSFTKLMIKEMESSNWDLELAAKCIQPDTVFIKQNHQCYAFESFVNMTMFEGFNVPSEPLEKHHNRNLYLESFKRHKSLNTKHYLSAHDPNSSFARFLKSKYLHVVHEKMECSFFGNLNHRKLLKLNNGGVPDSAFFVAFAEMAKRVWCLHCLALSLDEDVRIFQVKKNTRFSEAYMECEAEQVVSTSSEEVTDSDSGELRVGFTVVPGFMIGKSVIQSQVYLSPVS comes from the coding sequence ATGCTTCAAACTAAGCATTATTTTCATGAGATGGAAACCATTGCAACCAAATCAGTAACCAAAGGTAGAAGCAATAATAAACTCTCCAAGACAATCCACAAGCTCACTACTCTCAATTTTGCTTCAAACAATGCTCTTTTCTTCCTCACTACTCATGAAACCAAAGCACATCATCATCAAGCTAAGAACAAAAATGAAGAATTCAaagcaagaacaagaagaagagctGTTATGGAGGCTCTTATTGCAAGGCTCTTTGCTGGTGTCACCACCATTAAAGCTTCCTATGCAGAGCTGCAAATGGCTCAGCAACCTTACAACAATGAAGCAATTCAGAAAGCTGATCAAGCTGTTGTTGATGAACTCATTTCCATCTCTGAGTTGAAGAAAAGGTACTTGAAGAAAGAACTTAACATTTCATCACCACAAGTCACTCTCATGCTTGCAGAGGTTCAAGAACAACAAAGCCTAATGAAGACCTTTGGAATCACCATTCAAAAGCTCCAATCTTTGGTTGATACCAAAGATTCTGAAATCTCATCACTGAAGAAACAGCTtcatgagtgcactgcattcaaCAAATCACTTGAGAAGAAGCTACACTCAAGTGCTTCATTATCAAAGTTCGAGAATCTTCATCTCTCAGCACTTAACACAACACACTTCATCCATTTTCTTCAACATACTCTAAGCTCAATGAAGAGCTTCACCAAGTTGATGATCAAAGAAATGGAATCATCCAATTGGGATTTAGAACTAGCAGCCAAATGTATCCAACCAGATACAGTTTTTATCAAACAAAACCATCAATGCTACGCATTTGAATCCTTTGTAAACATGACAATGTTTGAAGGCTTCAATGTTCCAAGTGAACCACTTGAGAAACACCATAACAGAAACCTTTACTTGGAAAGCTTCAAGAGGCACAAATCTCTGAACACAAAACACTACTTATCAGCACACGATCCAAACTCATCGTTTGCCAGATTCTTGAAATCCAAGTACCTTCATGTGGTTCATGAAAAAATGGAGTGTTCCTTCTTTGGAAACCTTAACCATAGGAAGCTACTCAAACTCAACAATGGTGGTGTCCCAGATTCAGCTTTCTTCGTTGCTTTTGCGGAGATGGCAAAGCGTGTGTGGTGTTTGCACTGTTTGGCACTTTCTTTAGATGAAGATGTCAGAATTTTTCAGGTGAAGAAGAACACTAGATTCTCTGAGGCCTACATGGAATGTGAAGCAGAACAAGTAGTTTCAACCTCCTCAGAGGAAGTTACTGATTCCGATTCCGGCGAGCTTCGGGTGGGTTTCACGGTGGTTCCAGGTTTTATGATTGGAAAAAGTGTTATACAGAGCCAGGTTTACCTTTCTCCAGTGAGTTAG
- the LOC112714442 gene encoding glycosyltransferase BC10, producing MVVVATASARGVPPKRRHVITSTNGSRFFSWKLLILLCVSLSCLVVLASLFSLHSSYLSNADSSNHFKVTRSTVSRTFHGPPKIAFLFLVRQNIPLDFLWHVFFKNGNVAKFSIYVHSAPGFVLDESTTRSSFFYGTQISNVIQVSWGESSMIQAERLLLAAALDDPANQRFVLLSDSCVPLYNFSYVYNYVMVSQRSFVDSFLDVKDGRYNPKMSPKIPREKWRKGSQWFTVVRSHAEVIVDDDVIFPVFNKHCKRRPPIDNRKGKLNLKIQKQHNCIPDEHYVQTLLAMHGLEGQLERRTLTYTLWNQSTTKMENKGWHPITFSYANASPQRIKEMKSINNVYYETEFRTEWCRVNSTSVPCFLFARKFSKGAAMRLLSDEVVGHFQISAVLDTPP from the exons atggtggtggtggcaaCTGCAAGTGCGAGAGGCGTGCCTCCCAAGAGGCGCCACGTCATCACCAGCACCAACGGCAGTAGATTCTTCAGCTGGAAGCTCCTCATCCTGCTCTGCGTTTCACTCTCCTGCCTCGTCGTTTTGGcctctctattttctcttcactcctctTACCTCTCCAACGCTGATAGCTCCAACCACTTCAAGGTAACGCGATCAACGGTTTCTAGAACCTTCCACGGCCCCCCTAAGATCGCCTTCTTGTTCCTCGTTCGCCAAAACATCCCCCTTGATTTCCTCTGGCATGTCTTCTTCAAG AACGGTAACGTTGCCAAGTTCTCGATTTACGTTCATTCGGCGCCAGGTTTCGTGTTGGATGAGTCAACTACGAGATCCAGCTTCTTCTATGGTACACAAATCTCCAATGTCATTCAG GTTTCATGGGGAGAATCAAGTATGATTCAGGCTGAAAGGTTGTTACTGGCGGCAGCACTAGATGACCCTGCAAATCAAAGATTTGTTCTTCTCTCAGATAG CTGTGTTCCTCTGTACAACTTCTCGTATGTGTATAATTATGTCATGGTTTCTCAAAGGAGCTTTGTGGACAG CTTTCTTGATGTGAAGGATGGCCGCTACAACCCGAAAATGTCACCTAAAATACCAAGGGAAAAATGGCGTAAAGGGTCACAG tGGTTCACTGTAGTACGTAGTCATGCAGAAGTAATTGTTGATGATGATGTTATCTTCCCTGTCTTCAATAAGCATTGTAAG AGACGTCCACCAATTGATAACAGAAAGGGAAAGCTGAATCTT AAAATTCAGAAGCAGCACAACTGTATTCCAGATGAACACTATGTTCAGACATTGCTTGCA ATGCATGGTCTTGAAGGTCAACTTGAACGTAGAACGTTGACCTATACCCTGTGGAACCAGTCTacaacaaagatggagaataaaGGCTGGCATCCTATTACTTTCAGCTATGCAAATGCTAGCCCTCAAAGGATAAAGGAAATGAAG AGCATCAATAATGTATATTATGAGACGGAGTTTAGGACAGAATGGTGTCGTGTGAATTCAACATCAGTTCCGTGCTTTTTATTTGCTAGGAAATTCTCTAAGGGAGCTGCCATGCGCTTATTGAGCGACGAAGTTGTTGGTCACTTCCAAATTTCTGCAGTGTTGGACACTCCCCCATGA